One genomic window of Parasteatoda tepidariorum isolate YZ-2023 chromosome 9, CAS_Ptep_4.0, whole genome shotgun sequence includes the following:
- the LOC107451742 gene encoding uncharacterized protein isoform X1 yields MLFKFMPLNYLISSIMSLLTNQNQQTILSDQTEGEDSSVWKKSPETNDECFSVLDEHDNPSETENKDTVPSPISHEQISEIVFDRLMIKARKSRLIAQKRENYLAYCVWNGFISLHIFLVPCLAGLAIVITMLFQNGEVCLDLDLKEWKQSTAIALFGLALVVGLPFHLLALTRLENAIYDTEIQEIDDDLSDDDLIILDSDQYEDEESSTSLAEGDNIEKGPTWML; encoded by the exons ATGTTGTTTAAGTTTATGCCTCTAAATTACCTTATTTCGTCGATTATGTCCCTTTTGACCAACCAAAATCAACAGACAATTTTATCTGATCAAACTGAAGGTGAAGATTCAAGTGTTTGGAAAAAATCTCCTGAAACTAatg ATGAATGTTTTTCTGTATTAGATGAGCATGATAATCCATCTGAAACCGAAAACAAGGATACAGTTCCATCGCCAATTTCTCATgaacaaatttctgaaattgtctTTGATAGACTTATGATTAAGGCCAGAAAATCGAGACTCATTGCTCAAAAG CGTGAAAATTACCTCGCATATTGTGTCTGGAATGGCTTTATAAGCTTGCACATTTTCCTTGTTCCATGCCTGGCTGGTTTGGCGATTGTAATCACTatgttgtttcaaaatggtGAAGTTTGTCTTGATCTTGATCTAAAG GAATGGAAGCAGAGCACAGCGATTGCTCTCTTTGGACTGGCCCTAGTTGTAGGTCTACCTTTTCATCTTTTGGCCTTAACCAGACTTGAAAATGCCATTTATGACACCGAGATTCAGGAAATCGATGATGATTTATCAGATGATGATTTGATTATTCTGGATTCGGATCAGTATGAGGATGAGGAAAGTTCAACCTCTTTGGCTGAGGGAGACAATATTGAAAAAGGTCCTACATGGATGCTAtag
- the LOC107451742 gene encoding uncharacterized protein isoform X2, translated as MLFKFMPLNYLISSIMSLLTNQNQQTILSDQTEGEDSSVWKKSPETNDEHDNPSETENKDTVPSPISHEQISEIVFDRLMIKARKSRLIAQKRENYLAYCVWNGFISLHIFLVPCLAGLAIVITMLFQNGEVCLDLDLKEWKQSTAIALFGLALVVGLPFHLLALTRLENAIYDTEIQEIDDDLSDDDLIILDSDQYEDEESSTSLAEGDNIEKGPTWML; from the exons ATGTTGTTTAAGTTTATGCCTCTAAATTACCTTATTTCGTCGATTATGTCCCTTTTGACCAACCAAAATCAACAGACAATTTTATCTGATCAAACTGAAGGTGAAGATTCAAGTGTTTGGAAAAAATCTCCTGAAACTAatg ATGAGCATGATAATCCATCTGAAACCGAAAACAAGGATACAGTTCCATCGCCAATTTCTCATgaacaaatttctgaaattgtctTTGATAGACTTATGATTAAGGCCAGAAAATCGAGACTCATTGCTCAAAAG CGTGAAAATTACCTCGCATATTGTGTCTGGAATGGCTTTATAAGCTTGCACATTTTCCTTGTTCCATGCCTGGCTGGTTTGGCGATTGTAATCACTatgttgtttcaaaatggtGAAGTTTGTCTTGATCTTGATCTAAAG GAATGGAAGCAGAGCACAGCGATTGCTCTCTTTGGACTGGCCCTAGTTGTAGGTCTACCTTTTCATCTTTTGGCCTTAACCAGACTTGAAAATGCCATTTATGACACCGAGATTCAGGAAATCGATGATGATTTATCAGATGATGATTTGATTATTCTGGATTCGGATCAGTATGAGGATGAGGAAAGTTCAACCTCTTTGGCTGAGGGAGACAATATTGAAAAAGGTCCTACATGGATGCTAtag